A stretch of DNA from Triticum dicoccoides isolate Atlit2015 ecotype Zavitan chromosome 2A, WEW_v2.0, whole genome shotgun sequence:
GGCTGCACGAGACTGGTGGCCAGCATGAGCGCTTAATCAAAATGTATCTGACGGCTACGCAGGcgggcagtggcggagcttgggctGAATTTGTCGAGGGGCAAGAAACATGCTTTTAGTCTGATTTTAATTGGACATATGGGCTGAATACTAGATGATATTTGCTAACTTTCTTATGGGCTGGGGGCAATGGCCCATGTTGCTCTCCACAAAGCTCCGCCACTGCAGGCGGCGGACGCTCCACGTGCATAAGTCGGCTGAAGGATAGTGTTTTCCTTTAATGTTTTAGCTCATGTTTTTGCTAAGTCTTATATGAACTCTAGTGGTCTTTGTGTTTTCCGTTCTACTCTTGATTGTATCTGAAAGACTCTTTGTATACGTTGCTTGATTAATAATGTGTTGATGTTCTCTCAAAAAAATGTTAGCTCGCTCCAAGGGCATTTCGAGGCGACATCAAGTTTTGTTCACGACTTGCCAGATGCCATACCTTTCAGCGCTCAAAAAAAATATTAAGACTTCCTGAAGATAAATTTAGCTTGATAAGCTTAACTACTGTATTCttgaattttatttgaattttgtcAGCTTTCATTTTCTACAATTTCTTTCTTACATGGTTAATTATTTCCCATATCATTTCAGACACTTCTGTTatccattatttattttattttttttgaaaaagcacGTAAATTATGATATTTTGGTTTTTCTGTAATGCTGACTTTGCTATTTTTTGTCCATGTGGGCATGATGGTAGCAAAAATAGAACATAAATAGGTAGCCCTGAGTTTTGAAACCGGCTCAGGGTTGCTAAGTGCGTATATTTCTCCAAAAGGATTTGCAAAAACAATACAAAGAACTCGTATAATGGCAAAAAATGAAATGGTTTAAAAAGGATTGCTCAAAGTAGCATTTTAATCAGTTCATGAAAATGCACATGCTTAGCTTGGACACCAACGTCTTGTCACTGCTGGTTGTTTATTCATTGTTGCGGTTTGATTTGGCTTCTGCCTTGTCACCAgctttaggccctgtttggttcggctgtggatttctaaaagcaaaTGTGAAAAATCTGTTGTGAAAAAATAGCTGTgaaaaatctgatgtgaaaaagatataggtcatttggcaaaccatCTGATACAGCTTTTTCAAATTTTGgcccgcagcggaatcagattttggaaagcacgtcctgggctgctttcacttttggttcagattttgacaGCGAATTTCTggaatcggattctgctgggttcgtcctttggttcagattctgctgcgcggTAGCAGAATCCatcgataaaagctgaaccaaacagggccttattgTCATCTTACAAATCGGCAGAGCATGAATGAACCGAATAACTATAAAGTCCTATCACCCATACGCCATACATGGGCTGTACATTTATCAACACATCCTATCGTAACACCACAACATAAGTAAATGGTTGTATTGTACTACTCTGGTAACGGGGGCCATGGAATCCAGAGATGTTTCTACACACGAACTTCATCTTTGGGTAGGTACCCATGTTGCCTGAGATACCACAGAGCCCCCTGCGCGGCATGCTCTTGTGCGGCCTTCTTCTGTAGTTGAGCATCGCTGTAGCACTCCAAGAGTGTCTCCGAGGGTCCCCTGATCTGAACTGTAACCTTGTACGTGAATCTGTGTCATTTCACGCATGAAGTTAGCGGAGCATGTACACACCTTGATAGTAAAATAATTGGTATCCACAACATTTTGTAACAAATACAACACACTATGTGACTAGACAGCAACACATTTATCACCTCATATACTTACGTTGCATTTTATATTCACGCCTGAATTGGATataatgcatatcacgaagaagcaTTATCACGTAACCAAATAAAATGACAGTGAAACATGTCTTAAGATTTTAAATTTATGTGTTCACTATAGTCTGAACTTGCTTTTTTTTATATCATACCCACTGAAATCATAGTATTTGACTAGTAGCAAATGCTTGGCTCTGAAGCAGTACACCACAGTGAACTTGTATGACAAATACCAGAATACCACTACAAAGTAGATAACACCTTTCCAGACTTGCTGGCAATTTTCCTAAACAAGTTAGATATTGACAAATATTCTTGAGACCTTTCCATAAAAAAGTACACTGCTCTCAAACTGTTAAAGCAACTGCTTAATAATGACGGTCCTTGCCAGCTTAAGCTACCCGAAACTACCGTTTATGCAAAGCTTGAGGTTAAGAATAGTGTCTGTGCTTAGATTCTGCTTAATCCTCCTTTTTAGAGCACTATTTAACCTAGAATTGACATGCCACTCTCCTTACCAGGATAAACACCAAAAATAAGGAACTTAGAAATGGACATATATTATGATGGATAAGAAACATATTTTTTATTTTCTACACTGAAGAAACCACAAACTCTGTAAGAAAAGGAACCGTACAAGGAGACTATAATTCATTGTAATTTGTAATGCAGGCAACTTGATGTATGTTCTCCTTCAAGCAAGCTTACCTTCGGAGATGGCTTGGCCCTTCTTCTTTGCACAATTCAAATTCAGGGGGTATCCAATAACTTACGGCACATACTTCAAAAAGGAAAGACTTTGCTGTTTTATTTACCATATCACCTGCAAAGGTGATTAAAAGCGTTAAGGCGCTTCCTTTAAAATTAGAACGAAATTTGAAGTGTGAATAATAAAACATAGTTGTATATCCTGCAAATTTAGCAAACTCAATCGCCTTAAAACATTAACTCGATATATCTGGGTCTATTTGTTATCTCCCACTCAATAGATGAAGTTGTTTTGACACAATCAAGTTGAATGCACAATAAACAGTCAGATGAAATGTGTAATTGCTTCTTTCCATGTAGAATGTTTCAACACCAAATTTAAACCACAAATACTGCAAACTTGGTGCTTGAGAAGTACCACAGACATTTCGTATCTTCATAAGAATATATATATCATGGTTAAAAGACAAAACAAATGGCTAATTAATCCAAAATTTAAGTGCTGTTCACAGTGCCACCAGGTATGTGAGGTCAAAGTCGACAGTGTGCATATTTTTTTTCAACTTTCTAATGGAGAGCATTACGGTGCATAAAAAATGTATTAGATTTAGCATTACCATGATACTCCTTTCTAATATTTTTCTGAGTTGTTCCCTTCGGCAGACAGGCATTCTGCTTTGCAACCTTGAGCTGATTATTCCTTTCAATACTGACATCATCCTTGGAAAACATGGTATTCCCTGCTGTTCTTTGGCTAGAGGTTCTAAGAGTCCCACGAATAGAAATTGCTGTATTTTGGAAAGAGATGTTTGCATCCCTTTCTTTACCTATCTTCAGATTATTCGTTTCTGCAGATATGTCAGCCTCGACTTTGATTGGTTCTTCATTATAACCTAGTAGTTCTGGTTCTTTCTTCCTAGCATCTCGCAAAATCTCTTCCAGTGACTTGTTTTTATGTGTGTATCCATAATTCTGCATGAGTGCACAAGGATTCACAAAAGCAGTAAGTTCGCTTTAGCCTTTTAAGTAACAGAATCATTCAACAATACTGAAAATTATCATGTTACAGTAATTTGCCTGACACCACCATAGAAATAATAACCAAAATAAATATTCAATTGGTCAGAAAAAAACATGTAACATAGCAAGTGAACTTACATGGTTAAATTATACTCCCTCCCGTCCCGTAATATGGGACATTTttcgacactagtgtagtgtcaaaaaacgtcttacattatgggacggagggagtatataataacCATTTTCACAAGACATGAATCACATAATGACCATAAGTGTGGGGGGGAAATGACAAGGCACTAGTTCGTGAGCCGGGCAATGTTCCTCAAGTAGGATGTCTCAGAAAACAATCAGGAGACACATCTGTTGGAGAATTAGTATTAGGATATATTAAAAGTATTCTGATTCCAGTCTATAAAAGTCCAATTGTATCCACCCTTTGTTGGTTTTTTACTTCCAGACCTTTTCCAGGGTTCTTCTAACAAACAATGGCAAACATTTTGATGCATGTTCAAGGAAAAGTCTGAAATGCATGTTCAAGACGAACTAAAAAGAGACTGGTTGCAGTGGCCAGGCCATGTTATGACTGCATAGTCAATTGACTACACAGGTTTATAGCAAAACCTTTACATACAAATTACATGTGCAAATACAAGAAATAATATAAGATCCAGAGAGAAATATGTTTGACATCACATGTTTGTAGTCCTGGCACCACCACTGGCTGGTTGTATACATATTAAAGTCTGGTTGGgattgtaatccacacacataattATTTCCTCTAATTCCTACATGGTATAGAGCTTCATTTCCCGCCTAACCCTAATCACACCATCGTTGTTCCTGATCACCAGCCTCTTCTACCTTGTCAATGTCGTGAGGTTGTCATGGTGATACCCAgacacaaaaaggaaaaaaaaaggattGGCATTTGATGTATTTATGTCTTTCAAGCACATAATTTGGGGATGAAAAATGCAGTTCTCGATATGGCGGCAAGCTTCGATGCGTTGCGGCGATCGTGGTAGATATGTGCAGCATAGTTTGGTGATTAGGTGTGCAATTTATCTGCGGTCATGAACATATAAAGTGTTTAGTTCAAGGAACCGGAAAATGAATGAGGCGCACTTGTTTGGTTTGAATTTAGGAATGGAATGTGTTGGTCCATTGCCACCTCATCCCTCGTAAGCACAATGCTAATTACATACATGGGAAGTGTCATCCCATCAAAATCATGGTATCATCCCATGATGGACCAGAATATTTAAACCAAATACCATAATGCATGTTGACAGTTTATAAAAAACAAATGAAACCATTGAGATTATCGTATTTCATGGTAATTGCAAAACAAAAGTCAAAGGCACCAAAGGCAGATCTTCAGTTTAGAAATTGCTTTTTGTGCACCCAACTGGAATGGCTCAAACGTCACAATTCTGTGGCAAGTCCAAAAATAGAAGGCCAAGTAACCAAAATATACCTTCAGTTTAGAAAGTGTTTCTTGTGCAGCAAACTTCCTAGCAACTTTTGAATTCCGGTTTGCAGCGGCAGAACTTATCACCTGGCTGTTTATGTTAACTTCCACTTTGACGTGGTACTCTCCATCGGCTTTCATAGGTTCGGGAAGGCCTAACTCAAGTTCATGAGATTGACAAAGTTCCCGAATTTCTCTCATGGGATTCATGTGCATGTCAGAGAAGCTCAACACTGGCTTTAGAAGCATAAGCACTAGCGTCCAAACGTAGTTCAGGTTGAATCCTGAATCTAAAAGAACTGCAGCAACACAAGATTCGACAATATCACCAAGAACCTGCAAGCAAGATTACAGTAAAAGGATATAAGTGTTTGCCATAAAAATGTTATGCCATATAAAGTATGTGATTGCTAAAGAAATCCTACAAGTCAAACAGAAATCAAATACATCAAATGCAGCAACTAGTTACTCAAGAAAATCATATAACCATAGTACAAAAAAATGTATGATTCCTatcaaatgcaacaactagttactCAAGAAAATCATATAACCATAGTACTAAAAAATGTATGATTCCTATACAATTATTGATAATGATAATACTTGTTTTGTGTTTTAAGTCGGCTGACCCCTACTATCCCATCTTATATCGAAAACTTTAATAATCACTATATTTTAGCAGTAATTGTGCACGCTAAAAATGGGTTATCTAAAGAGGCGTAGCAGTTACAAGGATATAACAATACCTTTGGGCATGCTGGTTCTTCTACCAAGTCTTTCTCTGAATTGGGAAGTCTAATATAATTCTCAAACTTATTCACTGCTGACGAAAGATAATTTGAATCCTTTATAAGATACTTATGGATACCTTTCTGGACTGCCACATATGCAAGCGAATTATTACTGACAGCTAACGATTTTAAATCGGTTATTTGACCAGGCTTTAGATCAGGATAAGCTGAGTAGAGGTACGAGGTtatcaaatattccaaaacagcaTCTCCAAGGAACTCCAATTTCTGATCAAATACGAAAAGAACATAGTCAGCCAAGTAAATCATTGATTACTACATCAGTTCACCAATGACAATGCAAGAAAAAAGAAGCTCTGACCTGGTAGCATCCTCCAGAATGTTTATTGAATGAAGGATGCACAAATGCTTCGAGAATTAGACCCTTGTGTTTGAAATTGTAACCGATTAATTCCTCAAGCTCACCGACGTCGGTGTGGTTCGTGAGAGATAAATTGATGGAGCTTGCATCTAATACTCTATATAGGGATgaatctttaaaatcaacatctaTTCCCACCCAGTGAAGGAATGCAAATGCAGCTTTGAATCCACCTTCAACAAGAAATGCTCCGACAAGCGATTCAACAGCATCCGCTATAGTCTTCCTATGCAACCAATGATGCGACTTTGTACACCTCAAGTTACAGTTTTCTCGACTATCTGTGTGTATATTCACTTCTGTGTCAGCATTGCAAACAACTTTACAAGGCCTTCCCAGTGCAATGAACTGTGTCGGTTCAAAGTGTTGATCCCGTATGTACACCTAAGTTTACACAGACATGCAAAAAAAAAGATGTTCAGTTACGCTACAGAATTCATGGCAGGTATTTGACAGGGAAAATAACTCATTATCTTGTGTAatgattttttttttgcaacagAAACAAGGATCATGGACCTCTATTAAAATGTTACAAGGCAGCAAACCATGTTTTAAATAAGAGGATGTACTTAAATTAGATCATAAGGATAAACAGAATGTTTGACTACCGTCGTAGATAATTATGGTCAGTCCAAGATAATACAGAGCTCATCAAAGTTATAATGTCACAATCAGCAATTATTCCTAAGTAAGGAGGATAACGAGTATATGGCTATCATGTGCAATGTTGACAAAAAAGTGTGGCTTTAAGTTCAGTTCCTATAGTCACATGGTGAGTCCATCCAGGAAAGGCCTTTTCTGGCAGATTGCGGCTTAATCTTGCTTTTCTTGTGGTGATTGTAGTTCACTTTATTAGCTGTAGATAATTATGGTCAGGCCAAGATAATACAGAGCTCATAAAGGCTATAATGTCACTATCAGTAACTATTCCAAAGTAGGCTATCGTTCAGTTACGCTAATGAGTATATGCCTGGCTATCGTTCGCAACATTGACAGAAACATGCAGCTTTAAGTTCAATTCTGATAGTCACATGGCGAGTCCATCTAGAAAAGGCCTTCTCTGGCAGATTGTGAACTAATCTTGCTTTTCTTGTGATGATTGTAGTTACACTTTATCAGCTGTCATAGACGGCAGCTTAGAGCAATGGTTCATCCTTTACGGGGTAGAAACCCTTGATCGGGCCTTCAATGGTTGGATCTGGCAACAGCGGTCTTCTTCACTGTCTTCATGTTTGAGACCAGGCCTTCACTGATTGGATCCGACGAGGGTACGGCGGTCTTGTGCAGTGGTACCTACTATCCGGAAGCAGACTCTCAATCTGCCAATCAATGGTTAGATCCCGCAACATCATCATACATGTGTCATCTCCTTGCAGGATTTGTCTAGCAAGATGGTGATGTGATCTCCAGGGTGAATGCCCTTCGTCTGACACTGGTTGGACCAGCTTCAGTCCTTGGTTGTTGTAGTTTTGGATTTTAATTTCATCGCTTGAATGGTTGGCTCCGCAGAAGCTGGACACATTCTGACAATTATGTTTGTCACTTTATTTTCCCTTTCTAAGCTGATTTTTGTTATGCATTAGCGCCTTTTGaaacattttgaaaaaaaaaactgaaGGCTGTGAAATCGATCCAGATGCGGGAAAACCCTCTCCAATTTTAACCTTAAAAAGCTGTTGTGTTGGGCATAGGGTACCAATGGTGAACCCACATGGGAGCCACATGCGACCAGTTCTGTCGCCCCAGGACCGGCCCTCAAGAGGCAGAGCTAATCCTGCATGACTCCGTTTTAAGTTGTATTAGACTCAGCTAGTCAAGCCGAGCTGGTGTCCTAGGTCTGGTTAGACACTAATCCAGTTGAGATTAACCCCTTTTTATTTAAATGAGATGTACTAGGTCAGAAACCCTGGCGATAGGGGTTATCCAAGGAGTTGTATCCAGTCAAGAATCTGAAGAGATTGAGTAGGGTGCTATATAAACTCATAGGGTGCAATCAATTGACAACAAATAAAAATGATTATCTCTTCTCTTTGTCCATGGTCTCTCTTGACGACCCTGATCTAGCTCTTCCCTACATGTTCTGGTCATGATCAGACAAATCAAGGCATAACATGGGCAGAAGATGAGCCTACTGaacttggtctacatttgaaacaaagatAACACAACCCATAGGTCACACAAAACTTGGAAGGGAAACAGATATTGGGTTCACTGAAAACAATATCTAACCTGCAAATTTCTTTTGATTGATAACTCATATAAATGTGAATTATTCACTATAGCAGAACGTCTGCTGGTCAATTGCCCTTCATCAAGTCCTTCATATGTAAGAAAGTTGTGACGTCCAACTACATACTTCAAAAGAGCATCACCTAAGACTTCAAAGCGCTCCAAAGAAATCCTCTCCAAACACCTTTCGGTGGTAAGTGCTTCAAGGATCTGAAATAGATTAACATCATTTGCAGCATGGATAGGTAATTCAAACTAGAAGTTCAGCATGAAGGGTGCGAAAATTGCATGACTTACACCAGAGGCACTAATTTGAGAAGCCTCTGAGAATGAAGACAACATGACATCCTTCAACTCAATAGCTACCAGCAAATTCTCCAACCGACACATCAACGATGGTAACAAAGACAGGGAGCTACACATATCCTTCGAAAACCCAATTATCTTCAAAGAACATAGCTCTGGAGGCAACTCCACAAAGTGCTCCATCAATTCACGACCTTCTTCTAAATACAAATAACAAAATAAGAAAAGGAACACCATCAGAAATACTATACCTAGATAGGGTACATTTAAGGAATCATAGTAGAGCAGTATATTCAGAATACAATTCATAAATGGATTGAATCAACAGTGCTCAAAAGCTTAAACCAGAGAAGCAAGAACTAGGTCCAATTAGGCCTGGGCATTCGGTCTAACCGGACCGATCGGTTCGGTTTTTCAGGTCACAAAGTTTTTCGGTTTCTAAAAATTGCAGACCAATCGGCTCTTGCAGAATTAGGTAACCGAATTTTCTTGGAACCGAACAATCGGTTCTGTCATCGGTTCCAACCGAACAGATCCGAACTTCATGCGCACAGATACATTTTCTTCCTTGGCCTTACTCCGCAAGTTTCCGTACGAGCAGGCACATGAAACATGGCTAGCTAGCTAGTACCTTTTATAGCCTTTCACACGCTTCCTTTCTTAGTGGCTATCCGATGTGGTACTACAGTAAACCTATTTTTGCATGGGCCGATTGCTACACTTTTTGGGCCATACCAGACGTGTACGTGGCTAAAGTGAGATAAGTGAAAAAGGCATAGAGAGACTTGGAGCTGCCGTGTTGGGCTAGCTGGGCCAGCTGGCCTAGGACAGCGGGGACACAGAATACAGGAAGTGTGTGGTGTATTTCTTCAACAGAAAAATACGGAGGTGCGAGGCATGCTCTGTAGTTTCGGGTTGTTAGGTCTTTTCGGTTAACCAAGTGTTAAAACCGAAATTAGAGAATAAATTTCGGTTCTATAGATTTAATAACCGAAATAGGAACCAAACTTTTCGGTTTCGGTCCCGGTTCTTTCGGTTCGGTGCAACGGTTCTCGGTTAATATGCCCACCCCTAGGTCCAATGCATCCACAAGTAGTTCCAGAATGTTGAAAGCAATTCACAAGCGGTTCAAGAAAATTTGACAGCAAGAATTTACATAGAGCAATATTGGCTCACTACCATCACAGGGTGCAAGTGGCGTTAAGAGACGATCGACACGTGTGTTAAAAATTGTACACTCCTGCAGAGATGATCGGCCCATGGTCATCTGGAAagacaagttgcatatttcctaacatTGTACTTATGTTTTGCTTCTCCTCTTAATGAAAAGATGCATGCCCTCTAAAAAAACTACAGACGACCATCACAAATATTTCTTCACTTTACGGCAAGTTGAACACTTAGAAGTATTTTAATGCTAAGCAAAATAGTGATGCTTGGATAAAGAAGAGTCCAAAACAGGAAACAGTTTATAAAGGTACTAGTTCTGAAGGGACAAAAAGTGTAACCTGTGGTCTCCCGTAATCGGTCATGAAGCAAATTATGCAGATTGCAGAGCTGCTTAGCGTGCAGAAGTGGCTGCTCGGGATGTGATAGTTTGATACCAAACCTGATTTGAAAAGTCCATCAGTTCATTAGAACATCAATAAAGCACTTAAGCAGAAATATCGCAACATTTCTTTTAAACTGCTTATAAAAAAAGTTGGTTAGTTGCCGAGAAAAGGCTACCAGGGATGACTAGGATCAGTTCAGTGGACCTATCATACGACCATCACATAGACTACTTGTAAAGCCAGGACAGAAGCAGCACATTTGCTAACATGTTTCCCAAAACTAAAGCTTCTTATGGGGATTTCTACTGGGGTGGTCCCATGAtattatatctttgacttgcatggCCTACTTTTCGTAACATGAAGTAGATACACATTCCTCCTCCCTTACTAAGCCTtttgtcccaaacaagttggggtaggctagatataaaaccctttcacgaggacttcccaggaggtcacccatcctagtactactctcgcccaaatgggtttcatacccaaaggactggctagtttttacgttggctcgccaagcctatcacaacccttagatatgaaaccctttcacgaggacaacccttagatatgaaatcctagtactactctcgctcaaatgggtttcatacccatgggactggctagtttttacgttggctcgccaagcctatcacaaccctcctcctttacctgggcttgggaccggctatgcctagaagacataggtGAAGTAGATACAAATTATCATACTAAACATAAATTTGTATATTCATAAATGGTACAGATAGCTCGCAATCTTAAGGTTGGTTATGTAGCTATACATGACCTAGTGAGTGCTCAATGACGGTAGCATGAGAATTGAAAGCAAAGAAGGGGGATGCAAATAATCCTTCAGTTTGTTACCTTTCCTTGTAATGATCTTCATAAGTAGCACCGTCGTATTCACTTCTAGCATTTAGTTCATTCAGAATGACATCAATGACGAAAAATGTCTTAATATGGGGAGCAAAGATTAGACTGCCAACGACATCAGTTTTACTGTACATATTATCAAGAAGCCTTAAAGACTCATCTGGCAAATATGATCCATGCGCAGACACACCAGTTGGATCTTTAAAAACCGGTGATGATAAACAGCGCTTAACTGTTTGCCAGTCAATCATAAATATATCACCATACAATTCCTGCTTGATTGGAAGCAGCAGGTAAAAGGTTGAATTAAACTGTAGCGTTTCACTGTTGCCCAACAACATAACATGAGATACAGTGAACTCAGATCTGTCCAGGAGAACCTTCAGAAACATTTCTTGGAAATTGCGTGCCAGCATCATCTGACAAGAAAAAACAATGTTAACATTTTATACGCCATTCAATAAATGATCACATGTTAACATATGAAAAAATGAGCAAGACGGTGCCTGTTCTTCGTCAAATGATATCGTCCCTAAATGTTTCATTCCTGCTTTCACAATCCTGCCGCGAGCCAGATGCAAATCAACCTCCAACTTTTCAGCTTCCATAGGAAGGGAGTTGATCACAAAAAGACCAAATATCCGATAATGTCTATCTGCTGGTATGGGAAAGAATTGAATATAGTAGAAATGCAAGTTCAATGGACAGTCCAGTTTGCATGTTGAAGGTTTGAGAATTGTGGGAATTAACATCTCATGAAGCTCTTCTCTTAGACTTTCATCTGAAATATGCAAACAATAGCTGAGCCGAATCACCAGTATTATGACAATGTAAGAACAAGTGAGTGAACATACCATCATGACTGTTGCTTGCTGAACCATTTGTTGTTGATGCCCTGTTCTTTCCTGAACCTGAACCAGGCAGAAGAAAATCTGTCAAAGCACCCAATTCATACAATTTCACGTATGCCTCTAAGCATGCATCCCTCTTAGCCTCGTCATTTGATTGGCATGGTTGGCCATCCACTTGACGAAAAGCAGCATTTGGTGGAAGAATTACTCTGCAGATTATCCCCTCAGTGTCATCAATGTAGATGAATGCTGGGGAAGGATTGAAGAACCTTCAAGAAGTTTAGTCATATTAGTACAACAAAGAACTAATGAATAAAAGCATGGGATCATAACAGGTTGATGTACACAGCAGGCCTTACATGTCCTTGGGAAGGTTGTAGCAGTAGCGATGCAGTAGAGATACACTACATGCAGTGCTAATGGAAGCACCCGTTTTTTCCACTCGATAACTTTTCTCCTCGAGGTGATCAAACACATCATTTGAAGTTCTCAAGTCTATCTCTCCATTCATAATGCCTTCACCATCAATATAGTCATTAAGCAACTTTTCTTGAGAATGATTGCCCCTGGTATGTATCAGAATGAATAAGAAGGGCAAAAATCAAGGACTAAAGTACAATCAAACCTATAATATTAACACCAATTGTCTATCTATTTAATGGAAAAATCACCTCTCCAGGAGAACAACATATTTAGAATTTGTCATCCGAGCACGTCCCCTCGACTGGATAAAACTGGCAACAGTTTCTGGAAGATCAAACCGCACAACGAGGCAACAAGTCTGAATGTCCAGACCCTCTTCACCTACACTGGTAGCAATCAAAAGATTCACCTGCAAACAGCAAAGGCAAAGGAATTGTGATGCAAGAAGCATAGTAGATATACGGGTATAAGGCCAACGTTAGATTTTGGGGCGTGTATCGCAAGTAATTTACCACATGCATTACCAACTCAAGGATAATACAAATGTAGGCCTAAAGCCCTTAGTCCCACGAGTCCTATCCAGGATAGAACCCTGCTTGAGTCAAAAAGACCTACTAAAACCCTATGTCTTTATTATTAGTATAATCTAACAACACTTTACAAGCCAAGAACCAATCCTTCAGTCTGTCCCGTGTCAATCCTTGTATATTGTAAGTGCCTACTCACTCAGCCGTTACAACATAGGAGCTCACTAATGTCCATCAGAAACGATTAGCCCATGGCCTAGTTAAACTGAATTTGGCTTATACTTGACTAAACTGCCGACTCGCTGACTCAACTGGTGGATCTCAGAGTCTGTGTATGCTGGCCCTGATGTTGTATGCCAACCAGTTATATTCATAGTTAGGTGCGCACCAATAAGAAATTAAAAATCCACCTCAACAACAACCAAGATCAGTACGAACCACCTAGTTATGATTATGCTCCCAGGTGTGCTCAATTACATATTTACATCACAAAAAATGTTAACTTACTCTTGAAGAAAGAGCAGGCCAAGAATAAATGCAGGATGTGACATATTCAAAATAGTTATCCAAAGAACACTTTTTATTGTCTTCGGAAGAATTCATGTAGAAGGTATGAATGCCTAATTACACCAATTATTATACCTCGCCAGAAGAGAAATTTTCAACAATAGCATCCATCTTCTGCCTTGACATGTTCTTTGGTCCCGAGTGGCGTCCCACAAGGAACTCACATTTCCAAAGATCAAGGCCTttcaaattttggaggatatgtgcTATTGCTCTTGCAACAGTTATTCTTTTCACGA
This window harbors:
- the LOC119355710 gene encoding endoribonuclease Dicer homolog 4-like isoform X1, which codes for MGDISTAAASAGERKPKDPRTIARKYQLDLCKRALEENIIVYLGTGCGKTHIAMLLIYELGHLIRKPRRDVCIFLAPTVPLVLQQATVIANSTNFRVQSYYGDGKNPRNHEDWETEMGESEVLVMTPQILLHSLRHCFIKMDSIALLIFDECHHAQAHKRHPYAQIMKEFYNNDMVKPPRIFGMTASPVMGKGGSNKLNYTKCINSLEELLHAKVCSVDNAELESVLAFPDMEVYTYVPLSHSNLTVTYNKELDRSKLESERILRESLYDFKDSQKKLKSLGRLHGNLVFCLQELGSFGALQAAKAFLSSDGDVLDRKESDMNDNSTRFKHHYLNKAISVLNCNILDGTHDDSFHLEMLEEPFFSNKIVVLIKILSRYRLEENMKCIVFVKRITVARAIAHILQNLKGLDLWKCEFLVGRHSGPKNMSRQKMDAIVENFSSGEVNLLIATSVGEEGLDIQTCCLVVRFDLPETVASFIQSRGRARMTNSKYVVLLERGNHSQEKLLNDYIDGEGIMNGEIDLRTSNDVFDHLEEKSYRVEKTGASISTACSVSLLHRYCYNLPKDMFFNPSPAFIYIDDTEGIICRVILPPNAAFRQVDGQPCQSNDEAKRDACLEAYVKLYELGALTDFLLPGSGSGKNRASTTNGSASNSHDDESLREELHEMLIPTILKPSTCKLDCPLNLHFYYIQFFPIPADRHYRIFGLFVINSLPMEAEKLEVDLHLARGRIVKAGMKHLGTISFDEEQMMLARNFQEMFLKVLLDRSEFTVSHVMLLGNSETLQFNSTFYLLLPIKQELYGDIFMIDWQTVKRCLSSPVFKDPTGVSAHGSYLPDESLRLLDNMYSKTDVVGSLIFAPHIKTFFVIDVILNELNARSEYDGATYEDHYKERFGIKLSHPEQPLLHAKQLCNLHNLLHDRLRETTEEGRELMEHFVELPPELCSLKIIGFSKDMCSSLSLLPSLMCRLENLLVAIELKDVMLSSFSEASQISASGILEALTTERCLERISLERFEVLGDALLKYVVGRHNFLTYEGLDEGQLTSRRSAIVNNSHLYELSIKRNLQVYIRDQHFEPTQFIALGRPCKVVCNADTEVNIHTDSRENCNLRCTKSHHWLHRKTIADAVESLVGAFLVEGGFKAAFAFLHWVGIDVDFKDSSLYRVLDASSINLSLTNHTDVGELEELIGYNFKHKGLILEAFVHPSFNKHSGGCYQKLEFLGDAVLEYLITSYLYSAYPDLKPGQITDLKSLAVSNNSLAYVAVQKGIHKYLIKDSNYLSSAVNKFENYIRLPNSEKDLVEEPACPKVLGDIVESCVAAVLLDSGFNLNYVWTLVLMLLKPVLSFSDMHMNPMREIRELCQSHELELGLPEPMKADGEYHVKVEVNINSQVISSAAANRNSKVARKFAAQETLSKLKNYGYTHKNKSLEEILRDARKKEPELLGYNEEPIKVEADISAETNNLKIGKERDANISFQNTAISIRGTLRTSSQRTAGNTMFSKDDVSIERNNQLKVAKQNACLPKGTTQKNIRKEYHGDMVNKTAKSFLFEVCAVSYWIPPEFELCKEEGPSHLRRFTYKVTVQIRGPSETLLECYSDAQLQKKAAQEHAAQGALWYLRQHGYLPKDEVRV